One Rhinolophus ferrumequinum isolate MPI-CBG mRhiFer1 chromosome 10, mRhiFer1_v1.p, whole genome shotgun sequence genomic window, CAATCCCAGATGCACAGACCTGGCAGGTGGCAGGTCCCACAGCACCTCTCACACCCTCCTCCTGGGAGAGGAACTCCAAGATTTCATAGGGAAGTTTGTCTACAGGGACCCAAAGCTTCAGTATCCAATACTTAGGAAGTTTTCTAGAACCATCTGTCCAAAATGCCAGagcattataaaaacaaacaaacaaacaaaaacctcggTGTTGCAGCTTCACCGATACCACCGAAAATTTGGAAACAGCCTTGATGTGTGTTCCACTCAGGGATTGGTTGATCAAGTAAATCAGGACATGTCCACACGTGGAACATTATGCAGCCTTTTGAATATGGATGCACTCGTTCCAATATGTGAATATTATGAGTTTGTTATGATGTATGTTTAAGACTTCGGGAAAGTTTATGACatgcttgggggcggggggagggaagcAGGACTCCAACTTGTGGACACACTATGGTTTCAAGTGCAGGACAGTTTATGACTTTTGGCCGGAAGTGGGCCCTGTTCCCAGGGCTGTGCCTGTGTTCATCCATTTCACTCACCTGAGCTCAGtgctgaggtacagagaggctTAGTCAGTCCtctgaggtcacacaggtagGAGGAGGACAGGAGCCAGGAGCTGAATCCAGGAAATCTGTGCCCACAGCCCAGGTCTTTGATGGCTACACTTCATTGTCCATGACGTAAAAATAttgggcaggaaaaaaaaatcaggcagaaGAAGCACAAGGACATTCGTAGACGTACTTCTGACGTAGAAGTCAGGCAAGAATGATTTTGCTGATGTATGGCTCACAGGAGATGGGGCTGGAGCGGTGGTGGCTGTCTCGTGTCTATTTCTTAAGTGGGTGGGAGTGGGCCCTTGGTGTTCACATAgcattatatttaaaacttataaagtGAAAACATACTTTCTATGCTGAATATTTAGTTATACCTTGTAAAAAGCATTTTCGTGATCCACTTATCATTGGAATGAGAGTACTTTAGATGATAAATATGGGAAAGTTGTGTCTGTGAAATTAAAGTCAGATTAACTTCCTTTCTGAAAAGTAATAGTTTCCTAATTGGAGACCTTATAACTTCCTCTTCCTCTACAAGGGGactattttgttttgaaacattGTACCTGAGATAAAGGACGTTGCTTGTTAAATTGCATAAATCTTTATACTTAAACATAAATCTTGGTAACCTAGTTCAGACTTTCTTCAATCATCCCAGGCGAAGTGTGAGAGCACGGCGGCCTGGctggttcagatcccagctctgttTTGTGACTCTAACCCCAAAAGCCTCCCTGTTCAGTGGGGGTGAGAATGACAGATGCTccctgctgggctgggggcgTTTAACTGCGCCATAACTCCTAttcaggcaggaggaagggaaccCGCTGGAGGGTCAGCGCTCAGTAACTGGTGCTGATTTTCGCTTCTGTCTGCTTCAGTGTGACTCCTTCAGTTTACAGTGCGGGAGTGTCATGGCGGCCccctgtcagctccaagtcattctttttcaatcttttgttgcagggagcacagcccaccatcccatgtgggaattgaactggcaaccttgttgttgagagctcgcgttctaaccaactgagccatccggccaaccctccagaagctcagcagcagctccttgtcttcaatctagttgtggagggcgcagctcactggcctgtgtgggaatcgaactggcaaccctgctgttcagagctcagctctaaccaactgagccaatcggCTGCCCCCCGGATGCATGAATTCTACCTGAGCTTCCCGTAGACGACTGGATTAGGTGAGCCAGGGCTCCTTAAGGCTTATTTCGCCCAGACCATGGGGAGAAGCAAGCTTCCGAGTCACAGGGCAGTGTCCACACTCCACCTGCCCTCCCAGCAGTCTCACTGTGAGCCCAGGCAGAGCTCTTAGACCCACAAGGCCCAGGAGATATTTGGTGACACCGCCCTCCATCCCATGCTATCAAAATCCTTCTTTTTACCATTTCAACGTAAGTAGTattttttcaagggaaaaaaaagaggcaaaagcAATCATTGTGTTTTTCAACGCATTTCTATcaaatttatatattactttagttttgttcatttcttattaAATGTATTCCATAGCATTTTGTTGGGGTCTTGTCTCTATTGTGAACGGAATTAGAAGGTATTAACAAAAGGCATACCCCATTACCgaaatcaaaatgacaaaaaacaaaaacaaaactacaacgAAAGTTGTATCTTTATTCTTGCCACCTTCAGGCCTCCCAAACACTGACACTTTCAACCACTTCTCCTGTAACCTCCATGGCTATTTCCATCCGCTTACCTCATGTGCTTGTACTTCTGTGTCTTGACACATCACCTTTGACCTCACTTATGACCAGTGAGAATTTGTACCGCTCCATCTTCCCTGAGCACGGCCCTGCTTTCAAGGTGATATCAGTGTTTCAGATCCTCAACCCATCCCCTCTTCAGCTTaacttctatttctctttctttccaccatgaccagtctccccaggctcccatctttgtaaaataaagactCCACTTCTCCTGCAACTTGTCCCACCTCCCGAATTCTCTCCTCTGAAGCTTCAGCTTTTCATCTAACAtttcagaacaataaaaatattctgctGTGTTAAACACCCATCACTTTCCACATGTTAAAGCAAAGGTTGCCAGTACTTGTCTCTGCACAAGCAAGCAGATTACCTTCCTTTTACAGTGTTGTGATGTCACTTGTGCAATGTcactgtaaaagaagaaaaaactgagcCCGGAAAGCAAAACGAAAGTTTATGTGGGTCTTAGGAGTTCAAATTCCAACACCACGGATTCAGGAGGAGCCTGAACTATGCTCCAGGTTGGAGGGGAGAAAGATCCGGTTTATAAAGGCAAAACCGCAGGCTTACATacttgttttgaaagaattatgACTGTAGATAATAATAACTGATGTTAGTCTGTATCAGGTAGGTCACTCTGCTCGTTGCTAGGTTGGggttcagtgaaataagccacaaGAAGTACAACAGGGTGTAGCCCTTCGTGGTGGGCAGAGTCTGAGACTCCATCTTCCATTGCTGTGGACGTGTGTAAGCAGGCTCCCCCCAGGGTCTCCTGGCTCCAATTTAGGGCCCCTTGACATTAGTGACTCCACTTCATGTTTCTGTTCACATCATTTGTGCCATATCACTTGTGCAATGACACTTGTACATCTCGAAGAAAAGTCCTCTTAGTGTCAAGTTCAAATGACTTTCCATTTTGATATCTGGCAGCCAGGCAGGAAGCATGCCATGCTTTACCCGAGTCCTACTTGGGGCATGCCAGAAACCACCCTGTGACCAGGACAGGTGTCTGGGTGTGCTCATACTGGGCTCAGAGAGACAGGCTGGAGTGGGGTGTAGGTAGCGGTGCGGGGACCACAGCTGGATCGCTGGCAGTCCTCAGCTAAAGCACTTGTGTTGGGACCTCAGCCATGGTGACACACAACCTCCCTGCTCCAAGGGGTTCCAGGATGACAAAGATTTCTCCCCTCACTCCTTAGGTGAcagagcccctctcccctctctcggGGCCTTCTCAGCCATGCCCTCATCTGCCCTGGCAGATGTCTCCCAGGCAACCTGGTCCTGTCTCAGTCGCCCCGCCCCTCTGCCTTGAAGTCTCCCAGACGTGCTCTCAACATGGATGGAGCCAACTCCAGATTCCTGGGCTGGAAAACAGCTTCATTTGTGGGCTCCTCTGACCCCTCTGTACATTCGAACATAGCTCACAGGCTTCGGTCCCAAAAAACCCTCCCAGTGTTGGCTACAGATCTGCGTGGGCTCAGGTGTGAATCTGGGTTCTACCTGGCCCTACCTGTGACcttaggaaaagggaaaaaggacGTTTCCTCAGAGCAAAATGGTACTAAGCAGTCAGTCCCTGCTCTGAAAATTGCTCTGAAGTTGGGGTGAGCTTGGGGATGAAAAGGGCTTCACCCAGGCCTGAGACAAGGTGAGTCTGCACCAAAAAGTGGAGGCTAATTTAAAGACAAGGGAATGGAAGCCCCTCTAATCCGTCCCCGTCACCTGGGCATGGCACCGTCACCTATGGGACTCGCAGTCTCCCTGGCACACCTGCAGCAGGAGCaggaagagacacagaaatgaaAGCATCAGTCTAGAGGACATGCCGGGACCCCTAGAGAGAGGCCAGGCCAGACCCTAGGGTCAGGGGACAGGAGGAGCCCCCAGGGATCAGAGGAGAAGCccctggagggaaggaggaaagtcCCCATCACGAAGACCAGGAGAAGGGGACTCAGGAGCAGGATCTGGCCCTGTCCTGTGACCGCCCTTCTGAGGCCCTGGGCACTTCCTGTCATCACCTCTTCCCAGCACGTGGCTGCACGTGGTATGAGCAGAACTTGCTGCAAGACTGAGGTATCACTTGTGGATTGAGTGAGTTAGTGAACAAGAGATTTCTCCTCTATTTTATACTAACCCCTTCCTTGTTGAGGATTGCCTATCTCAGACATGTGAGTAAACACTCAACATTTAACCGTCAGGGCAGCCCCCGGTCAGTCACTCTTACTCTCCACACGTTACAGGTGAGGAACCCAAGAGCCAGTCCTGTTCCCTTCGCAACACAAACGGGGTCTCCAAAGGCAACGCCACTGGAAACAGGGATTTGTGGGTATCTTATTGTTCACCCTTCATGGTAGGTCACTCTGATTGTCCATTGAAAGGATGTACAGGCTTGAGAGTTCCGGGATTTGTCCTGTCCCTTTTCTCATGCCCCCTTGGAATGAGACGTGGTATCTGGAGGTGGGCAGCCATCTGAAGCCTGGAGGAGACCAGCAGGAGAAGACGAACACCTAGATCTGAGCTGGGGGACAGGGGCTGTGTCCCAGGTCCTGACAGCATCGCCAAGCAGCTGAGCCAGGCCCACACCCTACCCTTCCCACGTGCCTTGTTCTGTGAAACAGCCCGGTTCAGCCCTCCAGGCAGCTTTCCATCACTGGCAGCCCCAGTCCCTGCCAGGCTCCCTCGATCCCAGTGTCCTGTCCTTAGGCTCCTTCTTGCCCCTTGGCCTTTCACCTTTGGCCCTCAGCCCTGCTTGGCCCCTCCTCTCCCTGTCCgttctctctcctttgcttccATCTCTCCAGGTGACTTTGTCTATCAGTTCTCCGCTTTGGGCTGCAGGCCCTCCCTGACTtagtccctcctccctccttggcCACGGTCATCGTCTGTCCTTACTCTCCATCCCTCCAATGTCTCAAACTCAATGACTCCTCCCGCAGTCCCTGCAGTCACTGTGTGAGGCTGTGACCAGGTTGGGCCCTGACACGTGAGCAGAAGTCTGTGAGGTGAGACCTGGGCGCCTTCACTGCCCGGAACACCCTGTGCAGGACGCCCAGCTGCCAGGGGCTCACTCAGCATGACGCAGGCTCCACAGAGACATGGCAGGAGAGACATCTAGTGCCTGTGGTGGGTCCTGCTTGGGCCCAGGACTGCAAAGGGCAGAGGTCATGCTCTGGCAAGAAAGCCCCTCCCTGTAGCTTCCTCACCAGGGCAGTGGAAGTAGAAATGGCCTGAGGACTGGAGTAATTCCAAGGCCCCGCATCTAACTGCCAATTTGAATGTTTGTTCCCAATATTTACactcattttttctcttctcttattgCTTGGGCTGTCATTTCAAATACTTGCTGCTATCAGTATAATAATTAGTCAACGAGAGTAGATATTTAAATTACAGTTTCCCCTTATATACTTGACCAGTAGGAATTAGTGTGAGCACTACCTGACTCCCCAAAAAGTGCCTATAAAAGAGAAAGGCATTTGCACATTTGCAAGTGTTTATTGAACTATTTGGACTTCATTATAcatttatagaggaaaaaaatttgtaggagattcttaatttttcattttattgctttggatttaaaatcaattaaaatcatCAAATACTGTTCTGATACTATTGATAATAATCTTACTGGTGTATATTTGGAATACAACATGGATTATAAATGACAGTAAAtctattagattaaaaaaaaaaaacacaaacaatttcCTATGAGCTCATTGCCGTTCGCCGGTTTCTTTGCATCAATCTGGAGATGGTGGCCAATAGGGAGGTTCCATTTCTTGAAGAAAGGGTATTATTCTGCTGTTCAACACAAGTTTTCTGCCTTCTTTAGAGAGATTGAAATCCAGCCATCAGTTTTCCTGATTCTAGATCCAGAAGGCAGAGTTGGAAGCAGGAGTGAGGCAGTtggaaagatgaagagagaagagGTCTGGGGCAGTTACcaagatggaaaaggaaggagagacacAGGGAGGTGAGAAAGCGGAGGGACCCTGTGAGAAGGGATGGGAGGAATAGACCTGGTGCCCCGGCAGGGAGCAGGTAATCCAGAGGAGGCCCCgagcagagggaaagaaaggtcCAGGGAGAGATGGTGAGGGGGAGAAGGGGCGTGGAGGTGGGAGGACGGGGAGCACGGAGGGAAGAACCTCACCTGGAGAATGGTCTCTAAAGTCATAGATTGTCTCTGATAATTTACATCCATGTCAGCCCAGGGGAGGAAGGGTGTTCCCTGGTGGTCCACGAAGGTTTTCCAGCAGTACTCAAACTCTGAAAGGCGACAGGGGAAATAGAGGTGAGCTCCAGTTCTAGGGGTGGGTGAGGGGCCACAGGTGTCTGACTCTTAGGGACACACTCTCCCCATCATAATTTCActgcctcctctttcttccctcaaCTTCTTTCTTCCAACTGGAATCTGAGGCTGCCCAATTCTCCCCTTTTCTGGAAGCCCCTTCTTGCATGTGTATCCCACCCTCACTCCCCTGAATTCAGGACCACCTCTCCCCCCTGAACTCTCTCTTCCAATAGACACACCCgtcttctccagggcccagcaccACCTCTGCAGGCAGCAAACAGGCTCCTTCACCAGGGTTTCTCATCCTCTCCTCTTTCTAGCAACTTCCCACAGGTGTCTCCCAGCCCACCGGCACCCCCATGAGTCCCATGCTGACCCTCGGAGGTCATGATGGTGATTTGTGCCCCAGCTGCCTGCAGTTGGCGCAGCCCAGTCTCATATCCAGCAAGTTTTGTATAGATGCGGGAGGCGAAGACGCGCAGGCTCAAATGGCTGTTCTTGCCCAGGAACGCAGCCAGTTGGCTGGCACAGTCAGGGCAGGGGCTCCAGGAGATGAAACAAGTGACCCTGTAGTGCCGTTCCTTGTCCAGTTCCCACGACGGGATCAGCTCCAGGAGGCACAACTCTGCATGGCAGCGGGGCTCCAGTGTGTCAGCGCCCTGAgcacagaagaaagaggaagtgtTGTGTCCTTGGCTGTGAATAAGGATGGGGGTGGGACCAGAGTGACACACGTTAGGCACTGGCCTCCAGCACAAAATTGAAGTGGGGAGACCACAGCCCAGCATCAGCATGAATGAAATTTCAATGCAGAATTTACATGATCAAACGTAAGGCAAAACTCATGATGAAAACACAGTCAGCGTGTTACAAAGGGCCAGCGGTGGTGACGTTTTCATTTACATCTGCAAACTATGGCTCCTTGTGGCACCGTGACTGATCAGTCTTTATTTAAACTGTTGATACTTTGTTCGTCATAgaatttgcattaatttttattttaactattgcGTTAAATACGACTCATCTTCATTCCTGAGTGTCTGGGGCTTGAGGTCTAAGTTGTGCTCGAGCTCCAGGCCCTCAGGAGTATCACCTAGTAGGGGCCCCACAGGGAGGAGCTGAGGAcggagggaggaggcaggtgaGCTCCAAGGTCATGGGCCTGATGCCAGGGAAGTGGGGCTACCTCCAGGGAGGGTTAACCCCgctctcccaccccacctcccccaccactcTTGCCCGACCACCCCCACCACCGCACCTGTGCACAAAAGCTCTGCAAGCTTGGGCTTGGGGCCTCACCCTGTGCTGAGCACGAGGGTGACACCGCTCAGCAAAGGGCTCGCAGTACAGGGAGGATGGGGGGAGGCGTGCCAAGGGAGTGGTGGCTGGGAAGTGGCCCGGATGCCCTTGTGGGGCTCATAGGATTGGAGAGATGTGCCCAACATGCAGAGGGAAAGCTTTGCAACCAGGGACCCATGGCAGAGGATCAAGGCAGGCTGACTGACTGCACCAGTGCAGAGCCCTTGGTGGGAGTGGAGGGCGGCCCTGGGCTACGTGCAGCTGGCAGTGCCGTTGTGGGGACCAGCTCCCTCGCCAGGATCTCCCAGTAGTGACtggagggagcaggaggcagaaCTTGGGCTCTGTGACCAGAGGCTGAACCAGGCAGGGGCCAGGGAAGAACTTGCCCCTTTGTCCAGATGCCTTTCCCTCTGTCCCAACCCGTCCTCAGAGGCATAGCAGGAGGGCACAGGCTGAGCCCTGAACCTGGATTGGCACTGGGCTGTTGGTGCCCTTTCCTGTGACACTGTGAACAGTTTCTGAAATGTGGTACAAAGCTACGAATCACAGTAGAAActgtcctcccttcccccacccggGACTCCAGGCAGAGCCACAGCAGCTGCAGGGACCAATTAGAGAGAGCTTTCTGGGACACCCCGGGTGCACAGAGAAGCTTCTCCCTGAATATCCCCGGTTTGGGAGGTCCTGCCTGCTGTGTTTGGTCACCTGGTTGCGCAGGAAGCCCTTGAACTCGTCCACTGGGATCCAGGCGTCATCCTCCTGGAGCTCTACCTCGTAGCACAGGTAGGTCTTGTGCGGCATAAGCTCTTGACTGAAGTTCTTATGGAAGGTGTCTTCATCCATGAGGGGTCTGTACACAGGCAGAGGGAACCAAAGACATAGGCTTCTCCTGGGAACACTGTGCTCCTGCCCTGCACCCCACACTGCTTCCCCTCCACCCTGAGCTCACCTGTGCACCCCAACTCCCAGCTACACACGTAAAGGATAAGCGCCCACTCACCTTGCTGGAGCCACCTAGCCTCCCTCTCTGACCCCTGCTGGGATTCTGGGGAAGGCAGCGCGGTCCTGTTTCAGTGTGTGCCCACAAGTCCAGTGCCGGCTGCCCACACCTCTGACGAGGGCCTCTCCCTCTGCCCGGGGAGGGCTGGGTCACCTCTCTTGGCATCACCACCTGCGCTTGTACCACTGACCCACAGCCCTGCCGGATGTGGACCCATTGGCACATGTCCTCTAGGTTTCAGGCCTAACCCGAGCCACATGGGGCATCGGGAGAAACACATTCCTGAGTGGGACCATCGGGGAAAGAGAATGCCACACTGTCCTCAAATAACTTAcgattatctctttttttctaattatgaaaaCAGTGTATGACCTTTACAAAAACGTAAATCTGAAAGTGACCTCCTAGCCCACAGTTCAGAGGATATTCCAAGCAGAAATCATAGATTTCAAGGGGacgggaggaagaggaggaacgGGGACCATCAAGGACGAGTGCCCAGGGTCTAGTCCCAGAGCCTAGGGGAGGTGGTAGGACAGGAAACCTGGGCATCAGCTGAGGGGTCCTGTTGGACATACAAGGACCATCAGGAAGGAGGCGGGGAAGCAGAGGAACCCCAGGGGACAAGATGAGGTCCCATCAGGAACCCAGGAGCAGGGGTGCTACTGGGGGTGGGCGGTACCTGGCCTCGAGTGCTGGCGTGGCCTCCATGTCTCAGTCCCTTCACCGTCCCTGGCTCTGTGTCCCCTGCTTCTCTGCTTGGTCACAGTGATCTCCTCCTGGGATACTCTACAAGGAACTAGGTACCTTATATACACACATCAGAACCAGGAAACTGCTGAGTTGGCGATGCTGGTCCCAAGTCCTTCATGACTCAGGCTACTCTTGCCACATGGatgtcacagaaaaagaaacttctcCACCCAAATATGACATCCCTATGCCCTTGAAGACATTTTaggttttgatttctgttttcccaaaggccctacctggGCTCCATGAGGGCTGACCACAGGTAAAGGAAGTCTCGGGAGTGGGGATCACTCTGGGCAGCATGGTACACAGGAAGGAAGTGGGAGGTTATAGCGAACAGGTGTTCATACCCTGGAAAAGCCGGGGCACAGGACGCAGAGCCCCCAGACGACAGGACCTGCGCATCCATCCCTGAGTCTCCCTCAGCAGCAAGTGCAGGGCAGGGCCTCCTCCAGGCTCCCAGGGGTGCTGGATGGAGGCAAAGTGGGCTGTGAGTGAGGGGCGAGAATCTGCTTTCCAGGCAGCAGATGGCCTTCATCCTGGTAGGAAGGGAGGCAAGGGGACAAACATGTGCCGAGCTGTCCTTAGGAGGCCGCCATAAGGATAATAAACTGGACATGAAGTGTGGTTACCCCAttacacacacagaggagaaaagaaaggctgcCACAGGGAGCAGGGCTTGGCCAGGACGGCACAGGGAGCAGAAGGATGCAGGGCTGTGCTCTTTCTCTCCACCTCCAGGCCATGAGGAATATGGGGGACTTTGTATTCCAAGCTCAAGTGTGACCCTGAGCCATAGCTGGCCGTGTTTGTCCCCAAGGGCTGCCCCTCTGTCCCACTGACTCTCTCTCCTGGCTCCTCTTAGAGTACCCAGTGCTGGCCCAGCACTCCCTCCCAGGAGCTGTCCCCAACTCAGGgacactgggccggccccctgaGTCCCCCCTGGCTGCCCGCACTGAGAAGCAGGCTGCTCACCCGCCCAGGCTGGCCCGTCACATGTTTCGGTAGAAAGCTCGGCACAGCATCGCCCTCCTTCTGAGGTGGgtgccccctccacacacacagacagggcCCTCCACCCCCTCTGCGCCGCCGaggcccctcccacctcctccgTCCTCTCCACCTTGGCCCCCTGGGCTGGTGGCT contains:
- the LOC117029321 gene encoding DNA dC->dU-editing enzyme APOBEC-3G-like; the encoded protein is MDEDTFHKNFSQELMPHKTYLCYEVELQEDDAWIPVDEFKGFLRNQGADTLEPRCHAELCLLELIPSWELDKERHYRVTCFISWSPCPDCASQLAAFLGKNSHLSLRVFASRIYTKLAGYETGLRQLQAAGAQITIMTSEEFEYCWKTFVDHQGTPFLPWADMDVNYQRQSMTLETILQNQEN